One Streptomyces sp. NBC_00223 genomic window carries:
- a CDS encoding serine hydrolase domain-containing protein produces the protein MSARPLPESTPAAEGVDARGIDAFLDALEAAPDIEPHSVMIVRHGRLIASGWWAPYTPDRLHLLYSLSKSFTSTAAGFAVAEGLLDLDAPVVSYFPEFEAEITDPGSRAMLVRHVASMASGHLAETHDRAVALDPEEPVRGFLLLPPDRAPGSVFAYNQPATYSLAAIVQRVTGQTLTEYLRPRLFDPLGIGETVWEQYPAGRDLGFSGMYAATDAVAKLGLLHLREGVWEGRRLLSAEWVAEATRAHISNVNSAAGAAESDDWQQGYGFQFWRSRHGYRGDGAYGQFCLVLPEHDAVVAITASAQDMKAELDLVWEHLLPAFTAGPPAALGEGAEKRDAALRERTARLELPPLQGGPVPPGARDAWAGARFAPAGGRCEDQPDLTSVALTADGGDWLLELAAGPSPLRVPFSGSARGWTLGGGDDGEDGGGAAPVAVSGGWTDPDTLTVNVTFLETPHRLVVTCALAARTFTASHWPGVPLFDGSLSGLRAPRP, from the coding sequence ATGAGTGCCCGTCCACTGCCCGAGAGCACGCCCGCCGCCGAGGGCGTCGACGCCCGCGGCATCGACGCCTTCCTCGACGCGCTGGAGGCGGCGCCGGACATCGAGCCCCACAGTGTGATGATCGTGCGTCACGGCCGGCTGATCGCCTCCGGCTGGTGGGCGCCCTACACCCCGGACCGCCTCCACCTGCTGTACTCGCTGAGCAAGAGCTTCACCTCCACCGCGGCCGGATTCGCCGTCGCGGAGGGCCTGTTGGACCTGGACGCCCCGGTGGTCTCGTACTTCCCCGAGTTCGAGGCCGAGATCACCGATCCGGGCAGCCGGGCGATGCTCGTACGGCATGTCGCGTCGATGGCCAGCGGTCATCTCGCCGAGACCCACGACCGGGCGGTCGCCCTGGACCCCGAGGAGCCCGTCCGCGGCTTTCTGCTGCTGCCGCCGGACCGCGCCCCCGGCAGCGTCTTCGCGTACAACCAGCCCGCGACGTACTCCCTCGCGGCCATCGTGCAGCGGGTCACCGGGCAGACGCTGACGGAGTATCTGCGGCCGCGGCTCTTCGATCCGCTGGGCATAGGCGAGACGGTCTGGGAGCAGTATCCGGCGGGCCGCGACCTGGGGTTCAGCGGGATGTACGCCGCGACCGACGCCGTCGCCAAGCTCGGCCTGCTCCATCTGCGAGAGGGGGTCTGGGAGGGGCGGCGGCTGCTTTCGGCCGAGTGGGTGGCCGAGGCGACCCGCGCGCACATCTCGAACGTCAACAGCGCCGCGGGGGCGGCCGAGTCGGACGACTGGCAGCAGGGCTACGGGTTCCAGTTCTGGCGGTCCCGGCACGGCTACCGCGGCGACGGCGCCTACGGACAGTTCTGCCTGGTGCTCCCCGAGCACGACGCGGTGGTCGCGATCACCGCGTCGGCCCAGGACATGAAGGCCGAACTCGACCTGGTCTGGGAGCACCTGCTGCCGGCCTTCACCGCCGGGCCGCCGGCCGCGCTCGGGGAAGGCGCCGAGAAGCGGGACGCGGCCCTGCGCGAACGGACCGCCCGGCTGGAACTGCCGCCGCTGCAAGGCGGTCCGGTCCCGCCCGGTGCCCGCGACGCGTGGGCGGGCGCGCGGTTCGCCCCGGCGGGCGGCCGGTGCGAGGACCAGCCCGACCTCACCTCGGTCGCGCTGACGGCGGACGGCGGGGACTGGTTGCTGGAACTGGCCGCGGGCCCGTCCCCGCTGCGCGTACCGTTCAGCGGTTCGGCGCGGGGATGGACGCTCGGCGGCGGCGACGACGGGGAGGACGGCGGCGGCGCGGCGCCCGTGGCGGTGAGCGGGGGCTGGACGGACCCGGACACGCTCACGGTCAATGTCACCTTCCTGGAGACCCCGCACCGACTGGTCGTCACCTGCGCGCTCGCCGCGCGGACCTTCACCGCGTCCCACTGGCCCGGCGTGCCGCTCTTCGACGGCTCGCTGAGCGGGCTGCGCGCGCCGCGTCCGTAG
- a CDS encoding cytochrome P450, with amino-acid sequence MTPVPPPPDILSPQFEADPYPAYAILREHYPLHYDRGTQSWLISRYEDVERAFRDPVFTSDNYDWQLEPVHGGRTIVQMSGREHAVRRALVAPAFRGRELREKFLPVIERNARELIDGFRGASRADLVDQFATRFPINVIVDMLGLDRADHDRFHGWYSKVVGFLANLSRDPEVAAAGLRASEELAEYLLPIIRERRAAPGEDLLSSLCTAEIDGTSMTDQDIKSFVSLLLSAGGETTDKAITVMFRNLLANPEQMAAVRADRTLVAAAFAESLRFSPPLQMIMRQPAEDVELSGGTVPAGATVTCLIGAANRDERRYARPGEFDVFRKDLTTANAFSAAADHLAFALGRHFCVGALLAKTEVEVGANQLLDAFGRMDFADGTAPAESGVFVRGPQRFPVDLTPATGPA; translated from the coding sequence GTGACCCCTGTTCCACCGCCGCCCGACATCCTCTCGCCGCAGTTCGAGGCCGACCCGTATCCGGCGTACGCGATTTTGCGCGAGCACTATCCGCTCCACTACGACCGCGGTACGCAGAGCTGGCTGATATCGCGCTACGAGGACGTGGAACGGGCCTTCCGCGACCCGGTGTTCACGTCCGACAACTACGACTGGCAGCTGGAGCCCGTGCACGGCGGCCGGACGATCGTGCAGATGAGCGGGCGTGAGCACGCGGTGCGGCGGGCGCTGGTGGCGCCCGCCTTCCGCGGGCGGGAGCTGCGGGAGAAGTTCCTGCCGGTGATCGAGCGCAACGCCCGTGAGCTGATCGACGGCTTCCGCGGCGCGTCGCGGGCGGATCTGGTGGACCAGTTCGCGACACGTTTCCCGATCAATGTGATCGTCGACATGCTGGGTCTCGACCGGGCCGATCACGACCGCTTCCACGGCTGGTACAGCAAGGTGGTGGGATTCCTGGCCAATCTCTCCCGCGACCCCGAGGTCGCCGCCGCCGGGCTGCGCGCGAGCGAGGAACTGGCGGAATATCTGCTGCCGATCATCCGCGAGCGGCGTGCGGCGCCGGGCGAGGATCTGCTGTCCTCGCTGTGCACCGCCGAGATCGACGGCACCTCGATGACCGACCAGGACATCAAGTCGTTCGTCAGCCTGCTGCTGTCCGCGGGCGGGGAGACGACGGACAAGGCGATCACCGTCATGTTCCGCAATCTGCTGGCCAACCCCGAGCAGATGGCGGCGGTACGGGCGGACCGCACCCTGGTGGCGGCGGCGTTCGCGGAGTCGCTGCGGTTCAGCCCGCCGTTGCAGATGATCATGCGGCAGCCCGCCGAGGACGTCGAACTGAGCGGCGGCACCGTGCCCGCGGGCGCGACGGTCACCTGTCTGATCGGCGCGGCCAACCGTGACGAACGGCGCTACGCCCGGCCCGGGGAGTTCGATGTCTTCCGTAAGGACCTGACGACGGCCAACGCGTTCAGCGCCGCCGCCGACCACCTCGCCTTCGCGCTGGGACGGCACTTCTGCGTCGGCGCGCTGCTGGCCAAGACCGAGGTCGAGGTCGGCGCGAACCAACTGCTGGACGCCTTCGGCCGGATGGACTTCGCGGACGGTACGGCGCCGGCGGAGTCGGGGGTCTTCGTCCGGGGCCCGCAGCGGTTCCCGGTGGATCTGACGCCCGCGACGGGCCCCGCGTAA